GGAACCAATATTACCAATATTACAATCGCTTGTACATCAACTGCCTTCCCCATTGAAGTCACCGCCGTCGGGATCGCATCGGGAACATTATCCATTCGGAATAATAATACAGAGTTACTCACCATTTCCACCAACGGATTACACCGGTTCCCGACAAACATCATAACAAACAATTCGTATAGTCTTCAAATCATTTCCACCCCAGCAAACCACCAATGTGTTCTTTCCTCTACAGGAGGAACCGTAACGGGAACCATATCTGTTCTTGCCAATTGTTTTAGTGTCTTAAGTATGAATCCTTCCAATGGAGGGGTTCTCCAACCGACAGAAAGTCTTCGGTTACAATTTTCGGATGAAATCAATGCCGGCAGTTGTGTTGGGTCCAGTGGTACATTAAACACTACTTTGAGTATGCCAATCCAGTTTGCAGTGGCAACAACCACTCTAACGAATGACACTCTCATTGTTTCACCAGCAGCGACAGATTCCTGGGCCGCTGGTCATAAAACCCTAACACTCAGCTGTAATAGTGTGGGTGGACATCCCCTTTCCTCATCAGTCACTTTACTTTATCTGATTCCATCGAACATTCGTTATGTTTCTGCTTCCGGATTTGATATAAATCCTGGTAATACTGCCGCATCACCGAAAAGAAATATCCAAGCTGCCATCGATGACTTCGGTGGATGTGCCAGCGGAGACTGTGCTGTACTTGTAGAAGCCGGCACCTACGATTCTTCGGCCGTTGGAGATCGAATCCAACTCGTTTCTGGTGTATCCCTTTACGGAAGTTATACTACTGGATTTTCAAGTCAAGATACAACGCTGGATACATCCATTATAACGATGGCCACTACACCTGCTAGTTGCGCAGCCGCAACAGCAACAAATCCCTGTGCCCCCATATTTGCAGACCTTACTGTTACGACCACCACTGTCGTTTCTGGATTTGATATACAAGCAGGTTTAACTCCCGCGCCTTACATGGCCGGTGTATCCTTAAATGCGACAAGTTTCGTCCGTTTCATTAATAACAAGGTCGGAGGAGGAAGGGCAGTTAGTGGGACTTACGGAATATTTGCCCTAAATAGCAATCCTTACTTGATACTTAATGTGATCGGTGGTGGCAGATGTAGTGCGGATGCTTGCACTTCTGTCGGGGTATATATGTCCTCAGTGGGCACTCTGACTCCAGTCCTTCTCTCCAATTCCATTTCTAGCGGAGGCCTTAATTCGATCATCAACGCCAATTCCAAAGGAGTTCAATATGTAGGATCCGCCGGAATGATTGTTTCAAACATCCGAGGGAATGCCATCACTGCTGAGAGTATGAATGCAGACCCTGTTTTATCAACTGGTTCCACAAGTGTAGGATTCGAAATCACTTCCGGAGCTAGTTCCACAGGCATTCTTTCTGGAAATATTATCAACGCCCTAAACTCCTACAGGTCTTCTGGAGTGAAGATCAGTGTAGCAACCAGCGTGGAAATCGGTTCTGCCACACAAGGTAACTTAATCCGAAGTGGAAACGGCGGGACTGAATCTTATGGTGTTTTTCTTTTGAGTGGACATATCGTTAGAAGAAATGTGATCGAAGTAGGAAATGTGTCAACACCGACCTTCCTCTCAACAGCTTCTGGAATCTATATGTTTGGAGGAGGAACCACTGCTACCTTCGAGAACAATTCCATTACAGTGGGTGACTCATCAACGACCGCAACGGCATTGGTATATGGGATTCGAGGTAACGGACTGAATACAGCTTCTATTATTTCCGGAAATTACATTCGTTTAGGAAGGGTCAACGGAGGTTCAACCTCTTCTACGGTAGCAGGGATTAGTTTATCTTCTGCTGGAGCGATGTTAGTTTCCAATAATTGGATTCAAAATGGTAGAAGTTCACACTATGCAAGAGGAATAGAAATATCAAGTGTGACTACTCCCTTAAGAATTTATCACAATACTGTGAACAGTGGAATCAGCGATACATCAACTGAAACCGCATTATTCATTGCGAGTCTTTCCACTTCCATGGACATTCAAAACAATGTGTTTATGGTGAATAGTAACACAGGCAGTAATACTTGTATTTATAACGCAGGCCTAGGCATTCAAACTGCAATTAAGTATAATGTATTATTTAACTGCCCCAATCATGTGTATCATAATGCGTCAATTTATTCTATCTGTGCCGGCGGAATTCCCGGTACACTCAGTTGTTCTGTACCACTTGGAACTGCCGCCAACTTTGGGAATAACCTAAATATCGATCCCGACTTTGTGTTAAACTTTGGAACGATTGCAGTTTATACTCCGAAAACGACGAGTCCCTGTTTGATTACAAAATCAACAAACCAAATCATTACAGATAGTTTTAATGGAAGTGGGACGAGGCCGGGAAGTGATGGTGCTGTTAGTCTAGGTGCTGTAGAATATGATCAAGCCTGCACACCTTAACCAATACAATATTGGTTAGGTGCGAAAGCGAATATGGCTGATTGCAGAGTATCGATTTTTACTAACTCGTATCTAAGGTAAAACGTAAATTCCCACTCGGTCGTTGTACAAACTTCCAATATATAATTGTCTTTTTTTCTCTAATACACTCGTTACTTCTTTTAAATGTTCTCCACCTGGATCCTGTAAAGTCATAAGCACCTTTCCATTTCCATCCATCTTAAGCGCATATCCATATGGTTCTGGTTTTGGCCAAAGGAATTTAGGAAGAAAAGAAATCATCCTTTTGACAACAGGAGAAGGATGCATATTGTCCATTCGGTCATTTCTTACTGTGAAAAGAGCCACCCAAAAATCCCCAGATTCATTCCGAGTGATATTATCTGGGAAACCAGGTAAATTTTCAATCACTGTTTCTTTGGAGCCTTTTTTCGGACCCTTTAACCAAAGTTTAGTGATTCTATAACGATAAGTTTCGTTCACTAGCAAATAGTCTTCATTCTTAGATAAAGCAATCCCATTTGCGAAATATAAGCCGTCCGCAAGTAATTCGGTTTCTTTCGTTTTTGGATCGTAAACAAAAACACGCCCATATGGTCTTGCTTCCAAAAGATCATATAAGTATTCTTTTTGTTCATATACAGAAGCATCAGAAAAGTAAATTTTTCCATCCGAAGCAATATCAACATCATCCGTAAATTTAAATGGTTTGCCTTTGTATTCGGAAACAAGAACCGTAATCTTACCTTCTTTATCCAAAGAAAGAAGGCCACGGTAGGCATCTGCGATAATTAAATTCCCTAATTTATCAAACTGAATTCCAAGTGGACGCCCACCAGTTTTAGCAATTGGTTTAATTTCCCCTTTCAGGGTAATGCGAATGATACGACCGTCTTTATCTCCTCCATAAATATTGCCATCAGTATCTACTTCTAAAGATTCCAAACCTTTTACCTTACCAATTGCGAGTAGAATTGACTTTTGCAATTCTGTGTTAGGTGTATAAACACCAACGGATTCTGGTTTGGTGGGAGGTTCGTAAGCCACTGGGTCAAATGACTTACATGCAAAGAAGGCAGAGAAAACAAATAGATAGATTAGAATATATTTCTGTTTCATTTTGATTGTTTTTCCTTTTCGATCAAAGTATCTTTCAAAGCCCATCTTTCGTCCACCCATCGTTTCATTTTTTTAGACATAGGTGCGAACTGTTCGTTTTCTTCTATTGGAACTTCTGAGGCAGGGATCACATCCACAAACACTTTTAGTTTACGAATTTTACCTTGCATCAATTCCAGAAAACTAGGATTTTCTGTAGGATAAACTATCGTTAAATCAATAAAAGCATCAAGCGAATTCTTTAGTGCCGTAGATACAACCGAGATTCCACCACTGTGCGGGCGAAGTAAATGTTGGTAGGGATTTTTTTTCAGTAGTTTTTTGACGCGTTCTGGGGTCCGACGATGACCTTCGAGAAAGTTTAAAATTGAAAAAGGCATCCCATTAAACTTCTCACAAACTTTTTTAACGTTTTCTAAGTCTTTAGTAGCAAGTTCTGGATTTTTTTTTAACTGCTCCTTGGTACTTCTTTTTACAAAAGGGAAATCAAGAGCAAGCCAGGCATGCCCAAGAATCGGAACATATCTCAAAGAATCTTTAATAAAAAAACGAATGAGAGGAATTCTACGATTTAGAACAGATTGGATGATGTAGATATCAGACCAAGATTGGTGGTTACAAATGATCATATAACGCCCATCTTTTTTTAAATCCTTATAACCATCACCAATCACTTCGAATTGTACGCCGTATAAAAATCTCGAAATTCTATAGTTGTTTTCGATCCAAATCTCTCCAACTTTTAACAACAATCTGTCGCCTAGCCTTCTGAGCGAACCAGTCGTTACCAACTTCCAAATATATAGCGGGTACATAGTTGGTATGATCGACAATAAATTCAAAAGAAATAAAATGTATGCAATGAT
The DNA window shown above is from Leptospira brenneri and carries:
- a CDS encoding beta strand repeat-containing protein, yielding MKSFSFIRNAILIPTLLFQACIPSLSKGFLQSVSDVLQLRSLVNPGSTGPHNVSFTVSGLLGSNLIINLNSGVETKTINANGSYQFTTNLTTGSNFDVTINTQPTLPIQTCSVSGGTGVVGYGDVTSIIVNCDPLRYTIGGTITGLDGVTGLVLTNSFDGSTLNVAVASGAFAFTQTYLDGTTYNVSVTTQPNHPVQNCVTTNGAGTIAGTNITNITIACTSTAFPIEVTAVGIASGTLSIRNNNTELLTISTNGLHRFPTNIITNNSYSLQIISTPANHQCVLSSTGGTVTGTISVLANCFSVLSMNPSNGGVLQPTESLRLQFSDEINAGSCVGSSGTLNTTLSMPIQFAVATTTLTNDTLIVSPAATDSWAAGHKTLTLSCNSVGGHPLSSSVTLLYLIPSNIRYVSASGFDINPGNTAASPKRNIQAAIDDFGGCASGDCAVLVEAGTYDSSAVGDRIQLVSGVSLYGSYTTGFSSQDTTLDTSIITMATTPASCAAATATNPCAPIFADLTVTTTTVVSGFDIQAGLTPAPYMAGVSLNATSFVRFINNKVGGGRAVSGTYGIFALNSNPYLILNVIGGGRCSADACTSVGVYMSSVGTLTPVLLSNSISSGGLNSIINANSKGVQYVGSAGMIVSNIRGNAITAESMNADPVLSTGSTSVGFEITSGASSTGILSGNIINALNSYRSSGVKISVATSVEIGSATQGNLIRSGNGGTESYGVFLLSGHIVRRNVIEVGNVSTPTFLSTASGIYMFGGGTTATFENNSITVGDSSTTATALVYGIRGNGLNTASIISGNYIRLGRVNGGSTSSTVAGISLSSAGAMLVSNNWIQNGRSSHYARGIEISSVTTPLRIYHNTVNSGISDTSTETALFIASLSTSMDIQNNVFMVNSNTGSNTCIYNAGLGIQTAIKYNVLFNCPNHVYHNASIYSICAGGIPGTLSCSVPLGTAANFGNNLNIDPDFVLNFGTIAVYTPKTTSPCLITKSTNQIITDSFNGSGTRPGSDGAVSLGAVEYDQACTP
- a CDS encoding SMP-30/gluconolactonase/LRE family protein; translated protein: MKQKYILIYLFVFSAFFACKSFDPVAYEPPTKPESVGVYTPNTELQKSILLAIGKVKGLESLEVDTDGNIYGGDKDGRIIRITLKGEIKPIAKTGGRPLGIQFDKLGNLIIADAYRGLLSLDKEGKITVLVSEYKGKPFKFTDDVDIASDGKIYFSDASVYEQKEYLYDLLEARPYGRVFVYDPKTKETELLADGLYFANGIALSKNEDYLLVNETYRYRITKLWLKGPKKGSKETVIENLPGFPDNITRNESGDFWVALFTVRNDRMDNMHPSPVVKRMISFLPKFLWPKPEPYGYALKMDGNGKVLMTLQDPGGEHLKEVTSVLEKKRQLYIGSLYNDRVGIYVLP
- a CDS encoding acetyltransferase, with the translated sequence MGLIIAYILFLLNLLSIIPTMYPLYIWKLVTTGSLRRLGDRLLLKVGEIWIENNYRISRFLYGVQFEVIGDGYKDLKKDGRYMIICNHQSWSDIYIIQSVLNRRIPLIRFFIKDSLRYVPILGHAWLALDFPFVKRSTKEQLKKNPELATKDLENVKKVCEKFNGMPFSILNFLEGHRRTPERVKKLLKKNPYQHLLRPHSGGISVVSTALKNSLDAFIDLTIVYPTENPSFLELMQGKIRKLKVFVDVIPASEVPIEENEQFAPMSKKMKRWVDERWALKDTLIEKEKQSK